In the genome of Daucus carota subsp. sativus chromosome 9, DH1 v3.0, whole genome shotgun sequence, the window AttagttagaatactttctgtcaaatttattctacaaactagtgGGCATTAAAACGAATCAtactaattatataacgacttaaaacattgttatattaattaattaaaatctgattaacaaacttatattcaatcagattattctgccgcgattatttttaagtgacgattgtattcaaccccccttccacaatcgttccaggacctaacacgATGCCGCGTGCATGTCTCTACGAGAATTATATAAAAAGGAGTATCTTTTTGTGGTAAATTTCTAATCCtcactattattttttaatttactttCAAGTGCTTCGTATTAATTAATATGGTTTAATTTCTTTGTATATTATAGGAACAATTGATACCTATCATGTTTCATCGCTTGACCCCCGAGAGATTCCCGGAAGATGCGATTATATATCCACAAGTAGAGCATGTTGTGGAACGGCCCAAGCAGAAAAATTGTATTGATTGTGGCGTGTTCCTCATGAAATACGTGGATTGCATTTTGACTTGTAATTCTCAAGACTGGCTTGGGGCGGAATGGAATGAAGAAGTCATAAAGAATTTCCGTCATCGCATCGCATGGGAGCTTCATAAAGGCATAGCCCGTCATCCAACGGAAACATCACTTCAAGCTAGATTAGCtggattctaattttaaactagATTTGTTAGATGTATTGTAATTTGTTAGATGGATTGTTAGATTTTGTTGATGGATTTGTTAGATTTTGTTGATGGATTTTATTGATGGATTGTTAGATTTTGTTAATTTTGGTTGAAATTATTTGGATTGTTGATTTTGTTGATGGATTGTTAGATTTTGGTTGAAATTATTCGGATTGTtagatttttttgattttggttGAAATTATTCGGATTGTTGATGGATTGTtagatttttttgattttggttGAAATTATTTGGATTGTTGATGGATTTTGTTgatggattgtttgaaattattcGGATTGTTTAGATTTTGTTACAGGTTTTGTAAAACAGAGCACCTTTGAGGTTTGTTAGATGTGCTCTGTTTTTAGATGTGAGAAACTTAGAACAGAGCACCTTTGAGGCGCTCTGGATTTACGCTATATAATATAGCGTAAGACCAGAGCAAAACAGAGCATTTTTGAGGCGCTCTGGACTTACGTTATATAATATAGCGTAGAAAACAGAGCACTTATGCTCTCTGGTTTTACGCTGTATCATATAGCATAAATCCAGAGCGCCTTAAAGATGCGCTTAAGTGCTCTAGTTTTACGCTGTATTATATAGCGACAAGCACACAACTTCACTTCCCAGTTCATCCCCAGATCAACCTCTGAAATCTAACAACCCAAATCCGTCCAAATCAAACTCAAATCAAATCTATTACATGACAAAATCTAACGACAACAAAAGGACAAAATCTAACTACATGACAAAatctactaataaaaaaaacaaaatctaaCTGAAATCAAACACactttatcaaaatttaacaaACTTCATTGAAAATCTATTGAAATAGATTACATAGCTTTTTATTACAATTACTTCTCCTCCTCATTGGAAGAATCGAACACACTCTAAATTAAAGCCCGAAACTCCGTTAGGGCTTCTTCGCGAGTTGTTCCTTCTTCCTCGAGAAGGGCTTCAAGCTCAGCCTCTTCTTCTTCAACACGCTTTTTTTagcctcttcttcttcttcttctttctctatATCCTTCAAGCACATATCCATCTCGGCAAAAAGCCTCTTTACTTCCTCTTCGTGCTCGTTAGTAGCGTGCTCATTGGTAGCTTCTTCTTCACCGAAATGGAATTTAGTAGCCATGGAGATTGAGATTGAGATTGAGAGATGGAAATGGAGATTGGAGTTCGAAATAGAGATTGGAGATGGAAATGGAGATTGGAGATAGAGATGTTTATATAGCCATGGAGATGGAGATGGTAAGAGCAGTCAAGTTCCCAGACGAAGCATCGATTTCTGATGATTGACCACACTATATTATATAGCATAAGAAAATTTGAAACAGTCAATACGCTATATTATGTAGCGtaagtaaataattaaaaactgaaCAATTTGCATTGTTTTTACGCTATATTATATACCGTAAAAACAGTGCACTCTTAAAAACAGAGCATTTTATTCTGTTACAATGAAAAGCAGAGCAAAAAAACCAAatgcaaacaaaattaaaatcatacaaaaaaaccaaatgcaaacaaaataaacaagcaataatatcactaaaatcatacaaaattaaaatcatacaaaattctacaagttttttcctaAGAAATTAAGATACATCGccatacaaataaaattagcaATTTGTCGCTAATTTTGTGGGACaatttcttgaatcatgttggGCATCAATTGCACCACAAAAATTACATTTTCTACCTTTTTTCGCTTTGCCGCGCTCTATGCCACTTTTCACCCTTTCTTTTTTACGATCTTTGGTTTGAGATAATATAGGATTTCTCAAATCATTGAAATTTTCGTCATCATCGTCATCCCCGACCTCATGCGCATCATCTTCTTCCTCACGCGCACGTTTTTTCCCACTCTCATTCgagaaattttcaataaaattcgaTTCTTTTTCAATCACACTCATGAGATAATTGTATAGCTATAGAACAACTTCCGCGAGCTGCTAAATCTTGGAATGCTTTGCATAAAGTACTGTATCGGGCGGGTTGTGACTGAAGAAAATTACCAATTTTAGGACGCTTGTGTTGTAAGGTTCCCACTCTTTCATTGCCTTCAACTGACCATCTCAAATTGATGCACTTCTTAGGAATCTCTGACCATTGCATCTTATAAAAGTATCGAATAATATGACGGTAAAGTATTCCTGAACTTTCAAATTTTTGACAAACACAAGTTATGGTGCCATTCTCGGTGACGATCAAAACATAGTATTTTCTATACTCCTCTTGGACCGTTGTTTTGTATGCCTCGTAATGCTTGTAAATTGCATTGCTCTCTTTCTCAACCACGACATAAGCTCCACTTTCTTTGAGTTCGTGTTGAAAACGTCTAAACATTTTTTTCGTGCAAGTAGATGCTGCATGACTCtccaatgatgatgatgttatttTGGACCTTTCCTTGTTCTTTGTTGCATAATCAGCCTCTCTTTCACGTAAATATTGTTTCTCTCTATACAACTCTTTCAAACCGGTACTAGCATTGATAAATTCATCGAAGAAAGAATTCATTGACTCACTTCTGGAGGTAGTGGTCATCCTGGTTGTGAAGTGAAGTTTAGTGTAAACATGGACCCACTTGTGTCGAACGGAGTACATATCTTGTAACCAAGAATGGTTCATCAAATCGTATTTTTCAACTAATTCCTCCCACCTATCTTCGAATTGTGCAACCGTTAGTGACTTGTAGATGCGAGAGTTGAAATCTTCTTTGAAGTGATCATGATTTGCATATATATGCGACAATTTTTCACCAAATTTTGTACTTATATGCCACGTACAAAATAAATGAATTGTGTTAGGCAAAACTTCGGCAATTGCGTTTCCAATAGCAATGTCTTGATCGGTGATGATCGTTTGTGGAGCCACGTTCCCCATAGCTTCCAACCAACTCTTAAACACCCATAAGTAAGATTCTTCAGTCTCATCCCTTATCAGGGACATTCCGAACAAAATCGACTGATAATGATGATTTACCCCCGTAAATGGCACGAACGGCATGCAATACCTATTAGTACGATACGTGGAGTAAAACACAACATCTCCAAAATTTTTGTAGGCATTGACTGATCTCAGGTCAACCCACAGCATGGCCCGCACATGATTTTCCTCGTCCACGTCAACTTTATAGAAAAATTCACCTTGACTATTACGTTTCAATTCTCGAAGTAATGCCAAAACCTCTAAAGCATCACTCGAATGAAACACATAATGTTGAATATCACGCAATACATTCCGAACATCTTGATTACCAAATCCAATATTCTCTAAGCCACCCGTTAACTCCCCTAACACATTTAAAGTTTTTGAAGGCCCAATACCCGATTTATTCAATGTTATCATTAATTGCCGAATAACGAGAGTTATATTCCTTGGCCTGTGCATGAAAAGCACTTCATCCTTTGAAATCATCGTGtgattgtgttttaaataaaccGATGTCACTTCCCATTTCTTCAATTTTTGCCTATGAACAACGTACATCCGCGCCAAGCAATGCGTTCTACCAATTGAATCCCTATTTCTCCTTCTTTTTTGAACATCCGTATCTTCATCCAACGACTTGGGTACTATTCGACCACCCTTTCGACATATATATAAGCGCGAACAAATTCTCCTACTTTTCACACGCCTATGTGTGGTTCTAATTATCACCTCAAAACCAACACGTCTACCATAATCTCTATAAAACATCTCCGCTTCATCTAAGCTATCAAACAATTGACCAACACAAGGACAACTTTCATTCAAATCATCatcttttgaattttgtttgtcacaaaaatcatcaaaacattcATCACGAACCtcctcaacatcatcatcaccaacctcctcaacatcatcatcaccaacctcctccacatcatcatcaccatcatcaACATTCACTATTGGGGTCTTTTTACTAACATTTTCTTCTTCAATCTCAATTCTAGGTTTATTAGGTGTAATGGACTTACTAGGGGatgttaattttgaaaatatgatgCCATGAGATTGATAGAAATCTAACCTTAATAAAGAATTCCAATAAAGCTCCAAGCTCCGAGCTTCAAGCTATAAGCTTCAAATTTCAAGCCTTAAACTCCAATAAAGATCTGAGCTAGCTTTCAAACTCGAATATAAGCTCTGAACTTCGTGTATTTTGTGTTTATTGAGTTTGTATGCTCTAAAAATGGTGTATAGGAAGAAGAGGTCGTGTTTTTGAGGCTGTGGATCTGGACGCTATATAATGTAGCGTATGTGTGTGAAAACACACTACTGTATAGCGTAAACTGTTATTACACTACATTATATAGCGTATACGCTATATAATGTTGCGTATACGCTTTTTTCAGTTGCGTAAAGTCAGTATCTACTTTGAATTCCGTGCGTTGATTGCCCTTTTTTGGACGGCTAGAGATCAGTTGGATGGATAAGCTAGTTATCCACCTTTGGTTGTGGAACATTTTCCTATATATGtgtctatgtgtgtgtgtgtctatatatatatataggcaggtGCTCAGATGAGAACTACATGCATATGTGAGATACGAGCACTTATCTCAGCCACATATTCAATCTAATCTAACCACCCCTCTAGGGGCAGCAAACAAAAATTACAATACACAAGCCCACACACAGCCCCATCTATTCCCGgttgtttttaatttgatttttcccgtcaatcggtaaacttttttcaaaatccgacttcactgaatttttattcatctcccaacgatcaatttgcataccatatgtgctatgtTTCGACAAATTCTCATTTTGATCTCATTTTAAGGGTTCTCACTGagtaaccctctatatatatatatatatatatttgtatgtatatatgtaatattattatttataatatatttattatatttaatattagtattattattcaTGGTTATATTGTTATCCTAATTTGACATACatgtatttatttagtttttggCTATTGACATGTACGTATTTCTTGTATACAtgtattgtatatttttattaaattatcatGAAAAAATTACTATCCTTTCAAGTAactaactaaaattatatataggagCGGGGCAAGGCGGTTGGGgcgaaaatatttaaaatctccAGTGGATCGGGGACGATTAAAAATATATCCCCACGGGAATGGGGCGGGGACGggggaaaaaatatatatgaggcGGGGATGGGAAATGAAGTCCGTGCCCCATTTTTAACCTTACCGAAAATTTCGCACTTCAAATTGTAAAGCTTGTTCTACTATTTTGGCGGCGTAAGAGATGGAGGAAGGAGAGGAAATGATGATGGGAGACCATACGGGAGAGATGTGGaaagagagagaaggagagctTTTCCGACGTACTTGTAAAAACACTACCATTGTAATGTGAATTTTTATAGGTTGTAAAGGTTTAAATCTCCCTTGAACATCTTTGATTTAAGGGCGCGCAAGCGCAACTTCTTATGCAACGTATTACGCAATATATTATGTAATCAGAGATGAtttcaaagtattaaatttttaaagttgTGTTTGTGGTTGGTTCTGGTTGATCAGTTGCAAATATGATTGCAAGGATCGCAAAtcgtattttcaaaaatatttttcagaagtcggtatttttgaaaatattttcattccTAACACTATtttcgaaaatatattttacaacttgtgtatttttgaaaataagtccttattttaaactcttatttatcaaataatgcATTTATAATAATTCGGAAAtctattttctaaattaaatcttctataaattcaatttttaaatttctctAAATTCAAAAATCCTTAAATATTTCTCTAATtcgaaaattataaatttcctaatttttaattccgaaaaacaCGTAGCTTGATTATAAATtcctaaaattaattcgaaaatCAATTTTCTAAatcaaatctttttttttgaaacaaaaaaaagattctattttttaatttctctAAATTCAAAAATTCTTGAACAATtctctatattttaaaattctaaaatttctaatttataatcCTTGAAAACACCTAACTTGATTTACAAATtcctaaaattaattcgaaaatttattttctacaTTAAATCCccttattcaaatttttacaaaatcctaaatcctaaaattatgctataaatttaaaattcaccAGCATTATATATtccatttcaaaattaaaattttcttctataattgaaattttaaaatattctaaattttatCCCTAAACGAACCTAAAATCTAAAATCGatttttgttattaaaattttatctcggtttctaaatttataaataatttaattaataatatttaacaaatttaaaaaaacaattctTACGAATTTACCGAAataatattcaacaaaataatatttaacaaaacaatatttaaaaaatttaacaaaccaATATTCAACAAAAcaatatttaacaaattaaaatagcAACTTAAATGAAGGATTAAACGGAGGGAGGAAGGTGACGATGGCCGGTAGTCGGTAGCGGGAACAGCGCTGGGCGGAGTCTTTCTTATAAGCTATATATACACAAGGAATTGTTGCGTTATTGAGAAAAGTGTCACGTGTTTTCAAAGAAGCAAGTTAAGAAAATGATATGTATTCACTTTGTTGAAGATAACAAAACTACAACTACTTGATCAAATGTGTATGTACATTTTATTTAGAGTGGAGAATGAAAACATTGTTTAACTAACTAACTAACTATTAGCGGGAAGCGTAAATAACTTAAACTATATTCTAAATATAAGTTTTAGGTAATGCCTTCGAGTTTGACTGAGCTGATATATTACTAATAGTGTTTGCTTTGACCCATAACAAAAATAGGTTTGACTAAATAGTCGATATCTATGTGTTTGGTACGCCTGTGAAAGACCGGATTTTGTGCAATATGGAGAGCGAATTGATTGTCACAGTGAAGCTGGATAGGTTTCAAACATGTAATTTCTAATTCCTCCAGTAAATTCATAGTCCAAACTACCTCAGACGGTACAAAGGCCATTGCCCTATATTCAGCTTTGGAGTACGACTGGGATACGGTACTCTTCTTTTTAGATTTCCATATAATGAGAGAATTTTCTAAAAGTAAGAAGTAACTAGTAACAGATCTTCGTGAATCTGGGCAGGATGCCCAATCTGAATTAGGAATGCTTGAAGTATTAATATGTTAGGACCCTTGAGTAAATACCCTGACTAATAGTGTGATTAACATATCTTAAAGTATGTAACAAAGCCTCGTAATTGGAAACACGGGATGTTGGTAGAACTGACTTAACACTTGTATTGTGTAATTTAGATCAGGTTTTGTGTTAACTTGAAAAATTGAGCTTGTCGACCAATGATCTGAAAAACTCAGCATTAGAGAAAAGAGGACCATCATCAGCCTGTAGTTTGGCATCCAAAGGTAGAGAGTGACTGCTTAAGATGACAGATCAATGTTGGCTAGCTGTAAGATATCCTTAGTATACTTTGTCCGACTAAAAACTATGCCTAAACAAAGATAGAAATTTTTTATGCCAAGAAAGCagtgcataagacaaagatctTTAATACCAAATGTTGAATGAAGATGTTGTTTGAGAGTTTCAATTGTAGAGAGATTATTGCTAGTAAGAAGTATATCATCCACATAGACATCTACAATAGTAATATTTGAACATTGCTTGTGAATAAACAAACTGTAGTCCAACTTGGATTGAGTAAATCCTTGTTGTAGCAATTCTGCAACCAATTTATCATTCCATTCTCTTGAAGCCTTTTTAAGACCATACAATGTCATATTGCGCTTGCAAACCTGGCTTGGAAGGTGAGATTTACCTTCTGGAACCTTCATATAAACCTCATCTTTTAAAGTATCACGGAGGAAAGCATTATTAACATCTAATTGATATAATTTCCAATCCCTGTGAGCAGCTAAGGCTATTAAACACCTAACTGTGTTGAGCTTCATGACTAGAGATAATAATTCTTGATAgtcaatttcatattttttatgtgAAGCCTTTGGCAACCAACATGGCTTTACATCTTTCAAGAGAACCATCTAACTTTAACTTCCCTTTATATACCCACTTATACCCTATAACTTTCATGTATTTCGGTAATTCTATTAAATTCCATGTGTTATTATTTTGTAGagcttaaatattttatttatagctTCAATCTAAAGAGGTTGATTCGAACCTTTTAAATAAGTGGAAGGTTCTGTAATATTGGAAGCTTGAAAAACAGATTAATGATGAGAGTCTGGAAGCATAGTTGAAGTGGTTAAATTGCACTAGTGAAGTGTAGAAGATTTTGTAAAACATTGATAATCCTTAAGGTAAGATGGAGGCAATTTAAGTCTAGTACTCATGTCGAAAAATTAAGATGACTGAGCGGAATCAGAAGAACTTGAAGAAGATAAATCATTGGTACTATAAATGTTAGTTAAGAGAGAGATTAGGTGAGGCTAAATCATGTGGTGGAACTGGTATTGGATCATCAATAAAATGTGAGGTGACAGATGTTGTTCCGGGTAAACAAATGGGCTAACTGATAAACATTTGTAGTGGATTTTGATAGTAAATGGAAAGGAAAATGTGTTTCATGGAAAGAAACATCTTGGAAACAGTGACTGTGTTGGTTGATAAATTAAGGACTTTGTATCCTTTTGTATGAAGGGGGTAGCCTAAGAAGATGACAAGTGTGGCTCTAAAATCACTATGAATCTCAGGagtaaaaacataatatatacaCTTATTAGGTCCCGATTAAGGAGTAAATTAAGCTGGAAGTGGGATTGAATAGCTTAACCACcgatttaaaatcaattattgccttttaaaaatattttcagtattttaaatatttttacaaagtTGTTAAGCAGTTATGAGGGCGGAAAAATATAATACGACAAGTAAATATATACCACATCTTCGATTTTATCCAAGTTCCCGATGACTCAACCTCTAATAGATTCGTTCACCACTAAGTCTAGTCCTCAAACTCCTCTCCGAATTtgagatttttcactataagaaagatgcACTCTTTATAGTTGGCGGAAAAGTCTTTACAATCTAATTTTACAAATATCAATCTTGGTacgtaactccccgttactACCTCACAATTAAACCTTTACTTAACTTATCTTAGAACGCAACTCCCCATTACTTCTACAAAGTCGGTGGGGAACCTTGGTTTAGTCttttttacttcaaattttttgccgatcttggatcttaggtcttaggtctcgggtctctttttttcttcacggtgcaaagacgactaactccccgttagcacGTCTAGGACCTAGGTCTTTgaacaagaatcacctcactGTAAAagttagaaaacaatatctatgaAAAGAAGCAAGTACAGAGAATATGGTTTTTGCACTAGTGTATTATAGTACTAGTCCGGcgatgacaataatattcaagtAAGAAATATTAAGGTCAACATTTGTATACTTTTTATCAATCTAATTAAAGATCAAGTATATGTTTAATTACTCCATAAAAGGTTAAGAGgggattaattaaataaatcttTTATCAAGCAACAAATTGCTCAAGACTTTGACTAAATTCTTAAGATCACTTTCTGAAGACTGGGATACGCAAACATCAATTATCAGATATTAGTATGATCTTGACACTGTGTCACTTGATGAAGTATATGGGCTGCTTAAAACTCATGATCTTGAAGTTCAACAAAGAAGAAACAAGAAGAATTCGAAAACAAGATCAACTGCTTTAAAGGCTGAATTCAAAGCAAATAAAACAGGAAGATTACAAGACAAGAATCAGATACTGACGGATTTTCTGATATTGATACTGACAAGGAAGAAAATACCAATGAAGAGAAGATGAGATCGATGAGATGTTTGCTATTCTAGtcaaaatattcaaaatgaTGAAGTTCAGAAGAGGTCAAAGACAAGGAAGATTTTAGAAAAGATCCTTAGATGAAAGAAGAGAAAGGTTCAAGAAAAAGGAAGACTCATCAGAAGGaaagaaaggaaaaattgatctATCGCAGATCAAATGCTATAAATGCCAGAAGATGGGGCACTT includes:
- the LOC108203501 gene encoding protein FAR1-RELATED SEQUENCE 5-like, with the protein product MKLNTVRCLIALAAHRDWKLYQLDVNNAFLRDTLKDEVYMKVPEGKSHLPSQVCKRNMTLYGLKKASREWNDKLVAELLQQGFTQSKLDYSLFIHKQCSNITIVDVYVDDILLTSNNLSTIETLKQHLHSTFENSLIIWKSKKKSTVSQSYSKAEYRAMAFVPSELEARSLELYWNSLLRLDFYQSHGIIFSKLTSPSKSITPNKPRIEIEEENVSKKTPIVNVDDGDDDVEEVGDDDVEEVGDDDVEEVRDECFDDFCDKQNSKDDDLNESCPCVGQLFDSLDEAEMFYRDYGRRVGFEVIIRTTHRRVKSRRICSRLYICRKGGRIVPKSLDEDTDVQKRRRNRDSIGRTHCLARMYVVHRQKLKKWEVTSVYLKHNHTMISKDEVLFMHRPRNITLVIRQLMITLNKSGIGPSKTLNVLGELTGGLENIGFGNQDVRNVLRDIQHYVFHSSDALEVLALLRELKRNSQGEFFYKVDVDEENHVRAMLWVDLRSVNAYKNFGDVVFYSTYRTNRYCMPFVPFTGVNHHYQSILFGMSLIRDETEESYLWVFKSWLEAMGNVAPQTIITDQDIAIGNAIAEVLPNTIHLFCTWHISTKFGEKLSHIYANHDHFKEDFNSRIYKSLTVAQFEDRWEELVEKYDLMNHSWLQDMYSVRHKWVHVYTKLHFTTRMTTTSRSESMNSFFDEFINASTGLKELYREKQYLREREADYATKNKERSKITSSSLESHAASTCTKKMFRRFQHELKESGAYVVVEKESNAIYKHYEAYKTTVQEEYRKYYVLIVTENGTITCVCQKFESSGILYRHIIRYFYKMQWSEIPKKCINLRWSVEGNERVGTLQHKRPKIESNFIENFSNESGKKRAREEEDDAHEVGDDDDDENFNDLRNPILSQTKDRKKERVKSGIERGKAKKGRKCNFCGAIDAQHDSRNCPTKLATNC